In Flavobacterium luteolum, the DNA window TTTGTTCATTTAGACAAAAAAAAGAGAGACGGAAAGGAAAGAATAACTTTTTGTTCTAAATACTGCAACGAATGGATTTTTCTATTATTGGTTAATGAAAATGGTATTTGGAAAATCGAAAAAAATGAAGACAATGACATTATTAGCACTACATTAAACAAAAATAAATCTTCAATTGATACGGAAGATTTGCTTCTGTTTTTTAAAAACTATTATTACGCGAATAATGATTTCTCGAATGATTTGTAAGTAGAATTAATTTTATAAAAAATTATTTTCTATCTGTAAAACTCCATATATATAAAAGCCATAATAACCTCTATTTTCATGAATATCAAAAATTAAAAGGTAAGTGTTCTGGCAATCTTTAAAATTACAAATTTGATACCTAAATGAAATTGCTGTATTGGGATCTTCTAAGTATTCTAACTTAACAATATTGGTTTGGGCTAAATCCTGATTGGTTATCATGCCAGTTTTGATTAATGAACTTAGGAAATTAGAGGTTTTAAAAGAAATAATAACTTCATGTTTTATTCGTCCGTTTCCGCAGTAGAAATTAAAATGTACTTCAGAATCAGGAGTTTCAATTGGAAGCGACCTTGCGCCACCTAATTGTATTTTTTTTATAATTGAAATTTTGGTCATAATTAGCTCGGAGAATTTGGCTTTAAGTTTTCAGCAGTTTAGGAATATAAATATAACCAAGAACTATAAGTATTACAGAAATAAAACTGGCGTAATCTACAAAGCCATAATAATTCCGGACTTGTTCTCCATTTCGTTTTATCATACGGACAGCTTTTGAATCGCCATTATGAAGTTTTCTAAACACAACTTGATCTCCAATTAAAAAACCATATTGATTGGTGTCGCTATTGCCGCTATCTTCATATTTTATTCCATCCTTACCTATAATGGAATAAGAATATGTTCTGGCAGAATTAGCGCCTCTCTTGTAAGAGCTACTGTCATAAATTTTGCCTTCGCCAAGATTATTTTCGTTTGTATAGATTACATTAATGACAATTCTCTGAAGGAAAATGAGAAAAATTATTAATATAAAACCATGAAAAACAATTTTCTCTTTCATTTTGTGTTGGCCTTGAGAATTTTATAATGCAAACAAATAAAAAAGTCTTCTGAAAATCAAAAGACTTCTATTTTTTTAGCTAATAACACTAATCACAATAAATAAGATTACAAGCGCTATTACAGCAAATTTCATAAATTTTGATGATTGCATAAATCGAGATTTAAATTAGTTTATTTCTATAAATAACAAATATAATTTTTTATTTGAATTAAGGGAAAATTCTGAAAAACAAAAAAAAGCTCCAGAAAAATCCAGAGCTTTTTTAAAATATATTTTTATAGAAAGACTATTCTTCTTTCATGGTATGATAAACGTTCATAACGTCATCATCTTCTTCGATTTTCTCGATTAGTTTCTCAACATCAGCGATTTGTGCTTCAGTCAATTCTTTTGTAATTTGCGGAATGCGCTCAAAACCAGAAGATAAAATTTCAAGACCTCTGTTTTCTAATTCTTTCTGTAAAGCACCAAAACTTCCAAAAGGAGCATAGATTAAGATTCCGTCTTCGTCTTCAAAAACTTCCTCAGCACCAAAATCAATTAATTCTAATTCTAATTCTTCTGCATCGATACCATCCTTTGCAATTCTGAAGTTGCAAGTGTGGTCAAACATAAACTCAACAGAACCTTGAGTTCCCATTGTTCCATTGCATTTGTTGAAATAACTACGAATGTTAGCTACAGTTCTATTATTGTTATCAGAAGCAGTTTCAATTAAGATTGCAATTCCATGAGG includes these proteins:
- a CDS encoding YebC/PmpR family DNA-binding transcriptional regulator, translating into MGRAFEFRKGRKMKRWSAMAKTFTRIGKDIVMAVKEGGPNPDANSRLRAVIQNAKAANMPKDNVERAIKNASNKDTANYKEILFEGYAPHGIAILIETASDNNNRTVANIRSYFNKCNGTMGTQGSVEFMFDHTCNFRIAKDGIDAEELELELIDFGAEEVFEDEDGILIYAPFGSFGALQKELENRGLEILSSGFERIPQITKELTEAQIADVEKLIEKIEEDDDVMNVYHTMKEE